In a genomic window of Vigna angularis cultivar LongXiaoDou No.4 chromosome 6, ASM1680809v1, whole genome shotgun sequence:
- the LOC108342425 gene encoding spermidine coumaroyl-CoA acyltransferase codes for MATQNTPFELVMKDVVLIKPSKPTPSSILPLSTLDNIPFLNSLCHTLHVFRSKTHDLDEPGCPNNQLLDLADVIKAAISKALFYYYPLAGRLVWHTDGNFMINCSAEGVPFLEASAICHLSSLHFLDGTDMESAKQLVFDLPSQDESGYHYPLVFKVTTFPCGGFTIGMGLLHTVGDGVGASQILKAIIELARGESEPSVKPVWERERLKGSITEQPLLFDSVDEASAAVSPFLPTEILVQECIKVNSDSIRRLKMSLMKESGENENFTSFESLAAYVWRSKSRALKLNYDGKVKLTITVGVRRHLQDPLPEGYYGNAIVDTDVVLTVRELNERPLHEIVKLIKESKKVACNSDYVRNFINTLETGVTYSNIEGSGAYTVLTDWRYLGFLEKIDCGVKELVNTLPVASDMFGSVDLCIFSSLCNLESSMEGGVSIFQSLPAAALLKFKEEMEALSLLI; via the coding sequence ATGGCTACTCAAAACACACCCTTCGAACTTGTCATGAAAGATGTTGTTCTTATCAAACCATCAAAACCAACACCTTCCTCTATTCTTCCTTTATCTACCCTAGACAATATACCTTTCCTTAATAGCCTATGCCACACCCTTCATGTATTTCGATCCAAAACTCATGATCTTGATGAACCGGGTTGCCCAAATAACCAACTGCTAGATCTTGCTGATGTGATTAAAGCAGCAATTTCAAAGGCTTTATTCTATTATTATCCTCTAGCAGGTAGGCTAGTATGGCACACCGATGGAAACTTCATGATCAACTGCAGTGCGGAAGGTGTTCCATTCTTGGAGGCCAGTGCTATTTGCCATCTTTCTTCTCTCCATTTCTTGGATGGCACTGACATGGAAAGTGCAAAACAGTTAGTGTTTGACCTTCCTTCTCAAGATGAAAGTGGCTACCATTATCCTTTGGTGTTCAAGGTGACAACTTTTCCTTGTGGGGGGTTCACCATTGGAATGGGGCTGTTACATACTGTTGGTGATGGCGTTGGAGCATCTCAGATCTTGAAAGCCATCATTGAGCTTGCAAGGGGGGAAAGTGAGCCCTCTGTGAAGCCTGTGTGGGAGAGAGAGAGGCTAAAGGGATCAATCACTGAACAGCCTTTGCTATTTGATTCAGTGGATGAGGCCTCAGCTGCTGTTTCACCCTTTCTTCCAACCGAAATTCTCGTGCAGGAATGCATTAAGGTTAACAGTGATAGCATCAGAAGACTGAAAATGAGTTTGATGAAGGAATCAGGTGAAAACGAAAACTTCACTAGTTTTGAATCACTAGCTGCATATGTGTGGAGGTCTAAATCTAGGGCCTTAAAATTGAACTATGATGGGAAAGTTAAGCTGACTATCACAGTTGGAGTGAGAAGGCACTTGCAGGATCCTTTGCCTGAAGGGTATTATGGAAATGCTATTGTGGATACTGACGTTGTTTTAACAGTGAGGGAACTGAATGAAAGGCCACTACATGAGATCGTGAAGCTCataaaagaaagcaagaaaGTTGCTTGTAACAGTGATTATGTGAGAAACTTCATCAACACTTTAGAGACAGGAGTAACGTATTCCAATATTGAAGGGAGTGGTGCATATACTGTGTTGACTGATTGGAGGTACTTGGGGTTCTTGGAAAAGATAGATTGTGGAGTTAAAGAACTTGTGAATACTTTACCAGTCGCTTCTGACATGTTTGGATCCGTTGATTTATGCATTTTCTCATCTCTTTGCAACTTGGAATCTTCAATGGAGGGAGGGGTTAGCATTTTTCAGTCCCTACCAGCTGCTGCATTGCTCAAGTTCAAGGAGGAGATGGAGGCTCTCagccttttgatttga